The Mauremys reevesii isolate NIE-2019 linkage group 1, ASM1616193v1, whole genome shotgun sequence genome has a segment encoding these proteins:
- the LOC120395673 gene encoding C-type lectin-like — protein sequence MPRARPVSHAGCTWTGLAPEQLPSETLRGSEKMGPVTYFSLCLLGCLIFSPSLAGVQAVSCPGCWLPFQDSCYRYIAQEKNWTDAEAECQHHWPGAHLASIHSAEEKNMLAHYSKPHPPKVTHVWIGLSDPKKVTGGDRDWRWSDESPLSFRPWDEGQPDNRLGNEHCTVLFYNTDYQKWHDFRCEERYPFICKRKP from the exons atgccccgggcccggccagtGTCCCATGCAGGCTGCACTTGGACTGGCCTTGCACCAGAGCAGCTACCCAGCGAGACACTCAG GGGAAGTGAGAAGATGGGGCCAGTCACCTACTTCAGCCTCTGCCTCCTCGGCTGCCTGATCTTTAGCCCCTCGCTGGCCG gGGTACAGGCTGTGTCCTGTCCCgggtgctggctgcccttccaaGACAGCTGCTATCGATACATCGCCCAAGAGAAAAACTGGACAGATGCTGAg GCTGAGTGCCAGCACCACTGGCCCGGGGCCCATCTCGCCTCCATTCACAGTGCGGAGGAAAAGAACATGCTGGCCCATTACAGCAAGCCGCACCCCCCAAAGGTGACTCATGTCTGGATCGGACTCTCAGACCCCAAGAAG GTGACTGGAGGTGATCGAGACTGGAGGTGGTCAGATGAATCCCCGTTAAGCTTCAGACCTTGGGATGAAGGACAACCTGATAATCGTTTAGGAAACGAGCACTGCACAGTGTTATTTTACAATACGG ATTATCAGAAATGGCACGATTTTCGCTGTGAAGAGAGATACCCCTTCATTTGTAAGCGCAAACCCTAG